The DNA window GGGCGGCCAGCTTGTCCACGAACTGCTTGATCTGGCTTTGCGGCACGGCGCCCTGAAAGGCATCGACCGGCTGGCCCTGATAGAAGGCATAGACCGTCGGGATCGACTGCACGCGCAGCTGGCCCGCGATCATCTGGTTTTCGTCCACATTGACCTTGGCCATCTTCACGCGGCCCTTGTGGCGCGTCACCTCGGCCTCAAGCTGGGGGCCCAGGGTCTTGCAGGGGCCGCACCAGGGCGCCCAGAAATCGACGATCACCGGCACCTGCATCGAGGCGTCGATCACCTCGGCCATGAAATCGGCCTCGGTCACGTCCTTGATGAAATCGCCGGTCTTGGGCGCGGCGTCGGCGCCATCGAAAATCATGGTCATGTCGTCACCAGTGGGTTCGGAATGCGTTTGGCGCAATATGGGGTGTCGGCGCGGCGAGCGAAAGGGTGGATTGGCGAAAGGGCGGATCGTCGAAAGGGCGGATTGGCGAAAGACGGGCAGGGACAGCGGCGCGGTCGGGGAAAGGCGGGCCGCGCCTCAGACACGCAGGTCGAAGCTGGCCAGCACCGGCACGTGGTCACTGGGTCGGTCCCATCCGCGCAGGTGGCGCAGCACGCGGCTGTCATGGCCCGCGCTGGCGATGTCGGGACTGGCCCAGATGTGATCCAGCCGCCGCCCGCGATCCGAGGCGGCCCAGTCGCGGTTGCGATAGCTCCACCAGGAATACAGCTTGCCCTGGGGAATGTCCTTGCGGGTGATGTCCACCCAGTTGCCGGCATCCTGCGCGGCCAGCAGATGTTCGACCTCGACCGGGGTGTGGCTGACGACCTTCAGAAGCTGCTTGTGCGACCAGACATCGTCCTCGCGCGGGGCGATGTTGAAATCGCCCACCATGATCGCGCGTTCGGGCCGGTCGGCGTGAAAGACATCGCGCATCTCGGCCACGAAATCCAGCTTCTGGCCGAATTTCTCGTTCACCTCGCGGTCGGGGATGTCGCCGCCGGCGGGGATATACATGTTGTGGATCGTCACGCCGTTTTCCAGCCGGGCCGCGACGTGGCGGGCATGGCCCAGACGGGCATAGTCGCGGTCGCCCGCATCCGTG is part of the Paracoccus stylophorae genome and encodes:
- a CDS encoding exodeoxyribonuclease III, whose amino-acid sequence is MFTLATWNINSVRLREDLVARLLREEAPDILCLQECKSPVDKIPLGQFRALGYSHIVARGQKGYNGVAILSRLPITDAGDRDYARLGHARHVAARLENGVTIHNMYIPAGGDIPDREVNEKFGQKLDFVAEMRDVFHADRPERAIMVGDFNIAPREDDVWSHKQLLKVVSHTPVEVEHLLAAQDAGNWVDITRKDIPQGKLYSWWSYRNRDWAASDRGRRLDHIWASPDIASAGHDSRVLRHLRGWDRPSDHVPVLASFDLRV